Proteins encoded by one window of Nocardioides euryhalodurans:
- a CDS encoding universal stress protein, with protein MDDELVGGVVVGTDGSAQGGAALEYGVREAQRRGTSLTVVHVATDYVPVAPMMPLVPEDLKALGRTILDEALQTVTGLVPELDVRTVLRSGAAVPELVRVSAEASVLVLGHEMTPAWQRLFTGAVTVGVAEQARCPVVTVPTAWEPAAARREVVVGLKSLEHAPGLLSHAVATAADRGSSLTVVHTWELPVRYDDIIVRRTHETDWNRAARDRVVPLVEEARASHPEVEVAVRVEHAQAAAVLRNASASCELLVLGRRTRGPAVLHLGGTGRALLHAAECPVEIVPPVRAEEQARRPVHAHETSS; from the coding sequence ATGGACGACGAGCTGGTCGGGGGAGTGGTCGTCGGGACCGACGGGTCCGCCCAGGGCGGTGCCGCTCTGGAGTACGGCGTCCGCGAGGCGCAGCGACGTGGGACGTCGCTCACCGTCGTGCACGTGGCCACGGACTACGTGCCGGTCGCGCCGATGATGCCGCTCGTCCCGGAGGACCTGAAGGCACTGGGGCGCACCATCCTCGACGAGGCGCTGCAGACGGTGACCGGGTTGGTCCCGGAGCTGGACGTACGCACCGTGCTGCGCTCGGGTGCCGCGGTGCCCGAGCTCGTCCGCGTCTCCGCGGAGGCGTCCGTGCTCGTCCTCGGGCACGAGATGACCCCGGCGTGGCAGCGCCTGTTCACCGGCGCGGTCACCGTCGGCGTGGCCGAGCAGGCCCGCTGCCCCGTCGTCACCGTCCCGACGGCCTGGGAGCCGGCAGCGGCACGTCGTGAGGTCGTGGTCGGCCTCAAGAGCCTGGAGCACGCTCCGGGGCTGCTGTCGCACGCCGTCGCCACCGCCGCGGACAGGGGATCGTCCCTGACCGTGGTGCACACCTGGGAGCTGCCCGTCCGCTACGACGACATCATCGTGCGGCGCACCCACGAGACGGACTGGAACCGGGCCGCGCGGGACCGGGTCGTCCCGCTGGTCGAGGAGGCGCGGGCCTCGCACCCGGAGGTCGAGGTCGCGGTCCGCGTCGAGCACGCGCAGGCCGCAGCCGTGCTGAGGAACGCCTCGGCGAGCTGCGAGCTGCTGGTGCTCGGACGGCGTACGAGGGGCCCGGCCGTCCTCCACCTCGGTGGGACGGGGCGCGCCCTGTTGCACGCCGCGGAGTGCCCGGTCGAGATCGTCCCGCCCGTTCGTGCCGAGGAGCAGGCCCGGCGCCCCGTCCATGCACACGAGACGTCCTCATGA
- a CDS encoding universal stress protein yields MKEWWIMQFDEITVGTVAVGVDGSTSSDHALTWAVEEATATGRALTLVHAVAPYAAVAPEAAQYAKIALEAAEAGGQAVLTAARSVAHGKAPDLEVRELLRVADSRDTLIEVARHAHLLVLGSRGRGPVRSLLLGSVGIAVTRHAECPVVVVRPTRHGIVRLGVLVGVDGTERSRDPLELACREASQRGLPLTVVHAQLLPHGRHDEEEGLLLLGETVGGLREKYPDVPIHSELTAGYPGERLVEMAERMDLVVVGSHHGGVASEVLLGSVASFVVEHASCPVAVVPTVPRTRG; encoded by the coding sequence GTGAAGGAGTGGTGGATCATGCAGTTCGACGAGATCACGGTCGGGACGGTGGCCGTCGGAGTGGACGGGTCCACGTCCTCCGACCACGCGCTCACGTGGGCGGTCGAGGAGGCAACGGCGACCGGGCGGGCACTGACCCTGGTCCACGCCGTGGCGCCGTATGCCGCCGTGGCGCCCGAGGCGGCGCAGTACGCGAAGATCGCGCTGGAGGCCGCCGAGGCCGGTGGGCAGGCTGTCCTCACGGCCGCCAGGTCCGTCGCGCACGGGAAGGCACCCGACCTGGAGGTGCGTGAGCTGCTCCGGGTCGCGGACTCGCGCGACACCCTCATCGAGGTCGCCCGCCACGCCCACCTGCTGGTCCTGGGCTCGCGCGGTCGCGGACCGGTCCGCAGCCTGCTGCTGGGCTCGGTCGGCATCGCCGTGACCCGGCACGCCGAGTGCCCCGTCGTCGTCGTGCGGCCGACCCGGCACGGGATCGTGCGGCTCGGCGTGCTCGTGGGCGTCGACGGGACCGAGCGCTCGCGCGACCCGCTCGAGCTGGCCTGCCGCGAGGCCTCGCAGCGCGGCCTGCCGCTCACGGTCGTGCACGCGCAGCTGCTCCCCCACGGCCGCCACGACGAGGAGGAGGGGCTGTTGCTGCTCGGGGAGACCGTCGGCGGGCTGCGCGAGAAGTACCCCGACGTGCCGATCCACAGCGAGCTGACGGCCGGCTACCCCGGCGAGCGGCTGGTCGAGATGGCCGAGCGGATGGACCTCGTGGTCGTCGGCTCCCACCACGGCGGGGTCGCCTCGGAGGTCCTGCTCGGCTCGGTGGCCTCCTTCGTCGTCGAGCACGCCTCCTGCCCGGTCGCTGTCGTGCCGACCGTGCCGAGGACCAGGGGGTGA
- a CDS encoding flavodoxin family protein — translation MIVYESMFGNTERLAADVADGLRASGAEVLVTDVRDARPEDLSGCDLLVVGAPTHAFSLSRPGTREDAVRQGAEASRAITGVREWLATLDAAFPSRSSRPSVAAFDTRVDKVRHLPGSAAKRAARALRAQGFPVVDRTSFYVGDVQGPLPPDEQGRARAWGAGLPALAGAAAG, via the coding sequence GTGATCGTCTACGAGTCGATGTTCGGCAACACCGAAAGGCTGGCGGCGGACGTCGCCGACGGGTTGCGGGCGTCCGGGGCCGAGGTCCTCGTGACCGACGTACGCGACGCACGTCCGGAGGACCTGTCCGGCTGCGACCTGCTCGTCGTCGGCGCGCCCACGCACGCCTTCTCCCTCAGCCGCCCGGGCACCCGCGAGGACGCGGTGCGCCAGGGCGCCGAGGCGAGCCGCGCGATCACCGGTGTGCGGGAGTGGCTGGCGACCCTCGACGCCGCGTTCCCGTCACGGTCCTCCCGACCGTCGGTGGCCGCCTTCGACACCCGCGTCGACAAGGTGCGGCACCTTCCCGGCTCGGCCGCGAAGCGGGCCGCCCGCGCCCTGCGGGCCCAGGGCTTCCCCGTCGTCGACCGCACGAGTTTCTACGTCGGCGACGTGCAGGGACCCCTTCCCCCCGACGAGCAGGGGCGTGCGCGCGCCTGGGGAGCCGGGCTGCCTGCGCTCGCCGGCGCGGCGGCCGGGTGA
- a CDS encoding M14 family metallopeptidase, producing MSIGRTVNQQDIIALKISKNAARQKDGRKPSVLYLGAQHAREWITPEMNRRLATYLLDGYGSDPAITRLLNENELWFVPVANPDGYDFTFTPGQRLWRKNLRDNNGDGVITTADGVDLNRNFATKWGYDNEGSSPNPASQTFRGEGPNSEPESQALEDFVGRVGFEFFVNYHSAAELLLYGTGWQVATPTPDDVIYEAMAGDDENPAVPGYDPDISAELYTTNGDTDTHMTELFGTLGFTPEMSTCEAASDSVPDDEWEAVDCGSGFEFPDDEELVQAEFEKNIPFALSVAESASDPDDPVSTLGLTAEDFRVDSFDVSYGDPQTVAVWAKRALRNLRMHYRVDGGRTVVTNAPEWAGGERYGDENDDYYAEFRGRVRGADEGDEVEVWFRGVKPGTGPVTSESFTYTVEADTDDDVLVIANEDYTGVNPTYPAGTDAPKYAGAHVAAIESAGYSTDVWDVDAQGVPHDLGVLDHYDAVLWYLGDNRITMDPEDLLTSTPFGQLPDISVAERQQYLTLAVRDYLNAGGKLVHAGETAQYQGLPGISDAVGGLYYGLNGDPEAECVISPRVGGGTDGFFEDCLILADDFRQYYLGAFTRTDIADPTAVEGIADPLTGYTGSLGGPVVAGDNPLDEAGALQPTSDVLPADEFPQFTSQGAARYPLEAGSPFAPIEGEQYAGAVHADSSYVRLTRTVDVPAGTTAAELQFQLSANIEPDYDFVLVEARTAGGDDWTTLPELSGLTSTASPAECVDEGSFLLALHPFLTTYLGTDCQGTGATGDWNAILESTGGWTEAAYDLSGFAGSQVEVSITYVTDPSTGGVGTFVDDTRVVIDGAEDADGFEGATSVWTPGGPPAGSPPNAGAWEIGGVLFESFAGTSTEDTLLLGFGLEQLSTDEERADLVGRALDGLID from the coding sequence GTGAGCATCGGCCGGACGGTCAACCAGCAGGACATCATCGCGCTCAAGATCAGCAAGAACGCCGCCCGGCAGAAGGACGGCAGGAAGCCGTCGGTCCTCTACCTGGGTGCCCAGCACGCACGCGAGTGGATCACGCCGGAGATGAACCGCCGGCTGGCGACGTACCTCCTCGACGGCTACGGCAGCGACCCGGCGATCACGAGGCTGCTGAACGAGAACGAGCTGTGGTTCGTGCCGGTGGCCAACCCCGACGGCTACGACTTCACCTTCACCCCCGGCCAGCGCCTGTGGCGCAAGAACCTCCGCGACAACAACGGTGACGGTGTGATCACGACTGCGGACGGCGTCGACCTCAACCGCAACTTCGCCACCAAGTGGGGCTACGACAACGAGGGCTCCTCACCGAACCCCGCCAGCCAGACGTTCCGCGGTGAGGGTCCGAACTCCGAGCCGGAGTCGCAGGCCCTCGAGGACTTCGTCGGACGGGTCGGCTTCGAGTTCTTCGTCAACTACCACTCCGCGGCCGAGCTGCTCCTCTACGGCACCGGCTGGCAGGTGGCGACCCCGACGCCGGACGACGTCATCTACGAGGCCATGGCCGGCGACGACGAGAACCCGGCCGTGCCCGGCTACGACCCGGACATCTCCGCCGAGCTCTACACCACCAACGGGGACACCGACACCCACATGACAGAGCTGTTCGGGACCCTGGGCTTCACCCCCGAGATGTCGACCTGCGAGGCCGCCTCCGACTCCGTGCCCGACGACGAGTGGGAGGCCGTCGACTGCGGGAGCGGCTTCGAGTTCCCTGACGACGAGGAGCTGGTCCAGGCCGAGTTCGAGAAGAACATCCCCTTCGCCCTGTCGGTCGCCGAGTCGGCCAGCGACCCCGACGACCCGGTCTCCACGCTCGGGCTCACGGCCGAGGACTTCCGGGTCGACTCCTTCGACGTCTCCTACGGCGACCCGCAGACGGTCGCGGTGTGGGCCAAGCGGGCGCTGCGCAACCTGCGGATGCACTACCGCGTCGACGGTGGCCGGACCGTGGTCACCAACGCGCCGGAGTGGGCCGGCGGCGAGCGCTACGGCGACGAGAACGACGACTACTACGCAGAGTTCCGCGGCAGGGTCCGCGGCGCCGACGAGGGCGACGAGGTCGAGGTCTGGTTCCGGGGCGTCAAGCCCGGCACCGGACCGGTCACCAGCGAGTCCTTCACCTACACGGTGGAGGCCGACACCGACGACGACGTCCTCGTGATCGCCAACGAGGACTACACGGGGGTCAACCCGACGTACCCGGCCGGGACCGACGCGCCGAAGTACGCCGGCGCCCACGTCGCGGCGATCGAGTCGGCGGGTTACTCCACCGACGTGTGGGACGTGGACGCGCAGGGGGTCCCGCACGACCTCGGCGTCCTCGACCACTACGACGCGGTGCTCTGGTACCTCGGCGACAACCGGATCACGATGGACCCGGAGGACCTGCTGACCAGCACGCCCTTCGGCCAGCTCCCGGACATCTCCGTGGCCGAGCGGCAGCAGTACCTCACGCTGGCGGTGCGCGACTACCTCAACGCCGGCGGCAAGCTCGTCCACGCCGGTGAGACCGCCCAGTACCAGGGGCTGCCGGGCATCAGCGACGCGGTCGGCGGCCTCTACTACGGGCTCAACGGCGACCCGGAGGCCGAGTGCGTGATCTCCCCGCGAGTCGGCGGCGGCACGGACGGGTTCTTCGAGGACTGCCTGATCCTGGCCGACGACTTCCGGCAGTACTACCTCGGCGCGTTCACCAGGACCGACATCGCCGACCCGACGGCCGTCGAGGGGATCGCGGACCCGCTGACCGGCTACACCGGGAGCCTCGGTGGTCCGGTCGTCGCCGGCGACAACCCGCTGGACGAGGCGGGCGCGCTCCAGCCGACCAGCGACGTGCTGCCGGCGGACGAGTTCCCGCAGTTCACCAGCCAGGGCGCGGCGCGCTACCCGCTCGAGGCGGGAAGCCCGTTCGCCCCGATCGAGGGTGAGCAGTACGCCGGCGCGGTGCACGCCGACTCGTCGTACGTGCGGCTGACCCGCACCGTCGACGTGCCGGCCGGGACGACCGCTGCGGAGCTGCAGTTCCAGCTGTCGGCCAACATCGAGCCCGACTACGACTTCGTGCTCGTGGAGGCCCGGACCGCCGGGGGCGACGACTGGACGACGCTGCCGGAGCTCAGTGGCCTGACCTCGACCGCCTCGCCGGCCGAGTGCGTCGACGAGGGCTCGTTCCTCCTCGCCCTGCACCCGTTCCTCACCACCTACCTGGGCACCGACTGCCAGGGGACGGGCGCGACCGGCGACTGGAACGCGATCCTGGAGAGCACCGGCGGGTGGACCGAGGCGGCCTACGACCTGTCCGGCTTCGCCGGCTCGCAGGTCGAGGTGTCGATCACCTACGTCACGGACCCGTCGACCGGTGGGGTCGGCACCTTCGTCGACGACACCCGCGTGGTCATCGACGGGGCGGAGGACGCCGACGGCTTCGAGGGCGCCACGAGTGTGTGGACCCCCGGTGGCCCGCCGGCCGGTTCCCCGCCGAACGCCGGCGCCTGGGAGATCGGTGGCGTGCTGTTCGAGTCGTTCGCCGGGACCTCGACGGAGGACACGCTGCTGCTCGGGTTCGGGCTCGAGCAGCTGTCCACGGACGAGGAGCGCGCCGACCTCGTCGGCCGGGCCCTGGACGGCCTCATCGACTAG
- a CDS encoding potassium channel family protein, translating into MALGILVGTVLLVWFDRDGYVDNNDLPDRTVSFTDAIYYTTVTLSTTGYGDIAPVTTTARMVNAFIITPARIGFLVLLIGTTLEVLASQGRDMIRVSRWRKNMGDHVVVVGYGTKGRSAVETLISNGQDREQIVVVDTGAVAQQDAHADGLVIVKGDATRRGVLRQAGAARASQVIITTDRDDSNVLVTLTVRQLNPDAWIVSAVREQENAPLMKQSGADSVITSSDAVGRLLGLSTLSPTLGSVMEDLLTYGQGLEVAERDLLVSEVGQQPQSLPDQVIAVVRDEKVYRYFDPVVTQLARGDRLIVVRPAKELPWAPRPGTHDEDFASDEV; encoded by the coding sequence ATGGCCCTGGGCATCCTGGTCGGCACCGTCCTGCTGGTCTGGTTCGACCGTGACGGCTACGTCGACAACAACGACCTGCCTGACCGGACCGTGTCGTTCACCGACGCGATCTACTACACGACGGTCACGCTGAGCACGACCGGGTACGGCGACATCGCGCCGGTCACGACGACCGCGCGGATGGTCAACGCGTTCATCATCACCCCGGCCCGCATCGGCTTCCTGGTGCTGCTGATCGGCACCACCCTCGAGGTGCTCGCCTCGCAGGGCCGCGACATGATCCGGGTCTCCCGGTGGAGGAAGAACATGGGCGACCACGTCGTCGTCGTCGGCTACGGCACCAAGGGCCGCAGCGCCGTCGAGACCCTCATCAGCAACGGACAGGACCGCGAGCAGATCGTCGTCGTCGACACCGGCGCGGTCGCCCAGCAGGACGCCCACGCCGACGGGCTGGTGATCGTCAAGGGCGACGCCACCCGGCGCGGCGTGCTGCGCCAGGCCGGCGCCGCCCGCGCCAGCCAGGTCATCATCACGACCGACCGTGACGACTCCAACGTCCTCGTGACGCTGACGGTGCGCCAGCTCAACCCCGACGCGTGGATCGTCTCCGCGGTCCGCGAGCAGGAGAACGCACCGCTGATGAAGCAGTCGGGCGCCGATTCCGTCATCACCTCCTCCGACGCCGTCGGCCGCCTGCTCGGCCTCTCGACGCTGTCGCCCACGCTGGGCTCGGTGATGGAGGACCTGCTGACCTACGGGCAGGGGCTCGAGGTCGCCGAGCGGGACCTGCTCGTCTCCGAGGTGGGCCAGCAGCCGCAGTCATTGCCCGACCAGGTGATCGCCGTGGTCCGGGACGAGAAGGTCTACCGCTACTTCGACCCGGTCGTCACCCAGCTGGCCCGCGGCGACCGGCTGATCGTGGTCCGGCCGGCCAAGGAGCTCCCGTGGGCCCCGAGGCCGGGCACCCACGACGAGGACTTCGCCTCCGACGAGGTCTGA
- a CDS encoding YihY/virulence factor BrkB family protein: protein MRDLLWRLIVTTTGSCIRYRVTGLAAEAAFFAILSVPPLVFALAGAIGYVSEQFSPAEIAEVRQAVIDLSSRALTEDAVNRIIVPTINDVLKPGRFDVISLGFILSLWSGSRALNVFVDTITIMHGLGGHRGIVKTRALSFLLYIMAIITGVFTLPLVVAGPSLVREILPQRSEFVMQFYWPTVLVLTICFLATLYHVSVPVRTNWTFNLPGAVFALAAWILGSFLLRWVLTATAAESGSIYGPLAAPIAVLLWLYLLSIAVLIGAAVNAAFDSIFPQKETTRARLELVQRLRDRMTPKPARTD from the coding sequence ATGCGGGACCTGCTGTGGCGACTGATCGTCACCACGACCGGGTCGTGCATTCGTTACCGCGTCACGGGGCTGGCCGCGGAGGCCGCGTTCTTCGCGATCCTGTCGGTCCCGCCGCTGGTCTTCGCGCTCGCGGGCGCCATCGGTTACGTCAGCGAGCAGTTCAGCCCCGCCGAGATCGCCGAGGTGCGCCAGGCCGTGATCGACCTGTCCTCGCGGGCGCTCACCGAGGACGCCGTCAACCGGATCATCGTGCCGACCATCAACGACGTGCTGAAGCCCGGTCGCTTCGACGTGATCTCGCTCGGCTTCATCCTCTCGCTCTGGTCCGGCTCGCGCGCGCTCAACGTGTTCGTCGACACCATCACGATCATGCACGGGCTCGGCGGCCACCGCGGGATCGTGAAGACCCGCGCGCTGTCCTTCCTGCTCTACATCATGGCGATCATCACCGGCGTCTTCACGCTGCCGCTGGTCGTGGCCGGGCCGTCGCTGGTGCGCGAGATCCTGCCGCAGCGCTCCGAGTTCGTGATGCAGTTCTACTGGCCGACCGTGCTGGTGCTGACGATCTGCTTCCTGGCCACGCTCTACCACGTGTCGGTGCCCGTACGGACCAACTGGACCTTCAACCTGCCGGGCGCGGTGTTCGCGCTGGCCGCGTGGATCCTCGGCTCGTTCCTGCTGCGGTGGGTGCTCACCGCGACCGCGGCCGAGTCGGGCTCCATCTACGGTCCGCTCGCCGCGCCGATCGCCGTGCTGCTGTGGCTCTACCTGCTCTCCATCGCGGTCCTGATCGGCGCCGCGGTCAACGCCGCCTTCGACTCGATCTTCCCGCAGAAGGAGACCACGCGGGCCCGGCTCGAGCTGGTGCAACGCCTGCGGGACCGGATGACGCCCAAGCCTGCACGTACGGACTAG
- a CDS encoding acyl-CoA dehydrogenase family protein, which translates to MTAPNLAGELRASTNQAPPLVGHNVVTADEALVEAVTRHASAEVVEELAALGAQAGSAEAREHGMLANEHHPTLTPYDRYGNRIDEVAFHPSWHWLMERAVGHGLAAAPWESDSPHAHVRRAAGFMAWSHTEPGHGCPISMTYAAVPALRADDALAKEWTPLLASTSYDPGLRPAGEKRGALAGMGMTEKQGGSDVRANVTRAVPTSSDGDYSLHGHKWFTSAPMNDVFLVLAQAEGGVTCFVVPRVLPDGSRNRLDVVRLKDKLGNRSNASSELELDGTLGHRLGDEGRGVRTIIEMVAATRLDCVLGSTSLMRRSLNEAAWHVAHRSAFGSLLADKPLMQNVVADLAVETEAATALAVRLAAAVDDASDPHEAALRRIALPLAKFWVCKRTPGMVAEALECLGGNGYVEESGMPLLYREAPLNSVWEGSGNVNALDVLRALSREPEVLAAWITEVGLARGGDARLDRAVDDTLALLGDTAGHEGSARRLAGRMAACLQGSLLVRFAPAEVADAFCASRLAEGHDGTYGALASADLQPIVERHTPTIG; encoded by the coding sequence ATGACCGCCCCGAACCTCGCAGGCGAGCTGCGCGCCAGCACGAACCAGGCCCCGCCGCTCGTCGGGCACAACGTGGTCACCGCCGACGAGGCCCTGGTGGAGGCCGTCACCCGCCACGCGTCGGCCGAGGTGGTCGAGGAGCTCGCGGCGCTGGGGGCCCAGGCAGGCAGCGCCGAGGCTCGCGAGCACGGCATGCTCGCCAACGAGCACCACCCGACGCTGACGCCGTACGACCGCTACGGCAACCGGATCGACGAGGTCGCCTTCCACCCGAGCTGGCACTGGCTGATGGAGCGGGCGGTCGGCCACGGGCTCGCCGCCGCCCCCTGGGAGTCCGACTCCCCCCACGCCCACGTGCGGCGTGCGGCCGGCTTCATGGCGTGGTCGCACACCGAGCCCGGCCACGGCTGCCCGATCTCCATGACGTACGCCGCGGTGCCGGCGCTGCGGGCCGACGACGCGCTGGCCAAGGAGTGGACCCCGCTGCTGGCCTCGACCAGCTACGACCCGGGCCTGCGCCCGGCCGGCGAGAAGCGCGGCGCGCTCGCCGGCATGGGGATGACCGAGAAGCAGGGCGGCTCCGACGTGCGGGCCAACGTCACCCGCGCCGTCCCGACCTCCTCCGACGGCGACTACAGCCTCCACGGCCACAAGTGGTTCACGTCGGCCCCGATGAACGACGTCTTCCTGGTGCTCGCCCAGGCCGAGGGCGGGGTCACCTGCTTCGTGGTGCCGCGGGTCCTCCCGGACGGCAGCCGCAACCGCCTCGACGTCGTACGCCTCAAGGACAAGCTCGGCAACCGCTCGAACGCCTCCAGCGAGCTCGAGCTCGACGGCACGCTGGGCCACCGGCTCGGCGACGAGGGCCGCGGCGTGCGGACGATCATCGAGATGGTGGCCGCCACCAGGCTCGACTGCGTGCTGGGCTCGACCTCGCTGATGCGGCGGTCCCTCAACGAGGCCGCCTGGCACGTGGCCCACCGCTCCGCCTTCGGATCGCTGCTCGCCGACAAGCCGCTGATGCAGAACGTGGTCGCCGACCTCGCGGTCGAGACCGAGGCGGCCACCGCGCTCGCCGTACGCCTGGCGGCGGCCGTGGACGACGCGTCGGACCCGCACGAGGCGGCGCTACGTCGGATCGCCCTGCCGCTGGCGAAGTTCTGGGTCTGCAAGCGGACCCCGGGCATGGTCGCGGAGGCCCTGGAGTGCCTGGGCGGCAACGGCTACGTGGAGGAGTCGGGGATGCCGCTGCTCTACCGGGAGGCGCCGCTGAACTCCGTCTGGGAGGGCTCCGGCAACGTCAATGCCCTCGACGTGCTCCGGGCGCTCTCCCGCGAGCCGGAGGTGCTGGCCGCGTGGATCACCGAGGTGGGGCTGGCCCGCGGCGGGGACGCCCGCCTCGACCGCGCGGTCGACGACACGCTCGCGCTGCTCGGGGACACCGCCGGGCACGAGGGCTCGGCCCGCCGGCTCGCCGGTCGGATGGCAGCCTGTCTGCAGGGATCGCTCCTGGTCCGCTTCGCCCCCGCCGAGGTCGCCGATGCCTTCTGCGCCTCACGGCTCGCCGAGGGACACGACGGCACCTACGGCGCGCTCGCCTCGGCCGACCTGCAGCCGATCGTGGAGCGGCACACCCCGACGATCGGCTGA
- a CDS encoding glycine hydroxymethyltransferase, producing the protein MSDAVISSAYSQILDVIGSVEPRIAAATRQELADQRESLKLIASENYASPAVLLTMGTWFSDKYAEGTIGHRFYAGCQNVDTVETVAAEHARELFGAPYAYVQPHSGIDANLVAYWSILAHRVESPGLAKLGAKNVNELSEADWESLRHEFGNQRLLGMSLDAGGHLTHGFRPNISGKMFHQQQYGTDPETGLLDYDAVAAKAREFKPLILVAGYSAYPRRVDFAKMREIADEVGATLMVDMAHFAGLVAGKVFTGDEDPVPHAHIVTTTTHKSLRGPRGGMVLAQEEFAGDVDRGCPMVLGGPLSHMMAAKAVALAEARTEEFRGYAQRIADNAKSLADGFLSRGADLVTGGTDNHLVLLDVSSFGLTGRQAESALLDAGIVTNRNSVPNDANGAWYTSGVRLGTPALTTRGFGHGEFDRVAELIVDVLGSTQPGTTKAGGPSKASYVTGDGVAAKVKDASSELLDKHPLYPGLNLS; encoded by the coding sequence ATGAGCGACGCGGTCATCAGCAGTGCCTACTCCCAGATCCTCGACGTGATCGGCTCGGTCGAGCCCCGGATCGCCGCGGCGACGCGCCAGGAGCTCGCCGACCAGCGGGAGTCCCTCAAGCTCATCGCGAGCGAGAACTACGCCTCGCCGGCGGTGCTGCTGACGATGGGCACCTGGTTCAGCGACAAGTACGCCGAGGGGACGATCGGCCACCGGTTCTACGCCGGCTGCCAGAACGTCGACACCGTCGAGACGGTGGCGGCCGAGCACGCGCGCGAGCTGTTCGGGGCGCCGTACGCCTACGTGCAGCCGCACTCGGGCATCGACGCCAACCTGGTGGCGTACTGGTCGATCCTCGCCCACCGCGTGGAGTCGCCGGGGCTGGCGAAGCTCGGCGCGAAGAACGTCAACGAGCTGTCCGAGGCCGACTGGGAGTCGCTGCGCCACGAGTTCGGCAACCAGCGGCTGCTCGGCATGAGCCTGGACGCCGGCGGCCACCTGACCCACGGCTTCCGGCCCAACATCAGCGGCAAGATGTTCCACCAGCAGCAGTACGGCACCGACCCGGAGACCGGGCTGCTCGACTACGACGCCGTCGCCGCCAAGGCCCGCGAGTTCAAGCCGCTCATCCTCGTGGCCGGCTACTCCGCCTACCCGCGCCGGGTGGACTTCGCGAAGATGCGGGAGATCGCCGACGAGGTGGGCGCGACGCTGATGGTCGACATGGCTCACTTCGCGGGGCTCGTGGCCGGCAAGGTGTTCACGGGCGACGAGGACCCGGTGCCGCACGCCCACATCGTCACGACGACGACCCACAAGTCGCTGCGCGGGCCGCGTGGCGGCATGGTGCTCGCCCAGGAGGAGTTCGCGGGCGACGTCGACCGCGGCTGCCCGATGGTCCTCGGTGGCCCCCTCTCGCACATGATGGCCGCCAAGGCGGTCGCGCTCGCCGAGGCCCGGACCGAGGAGTTCCGCGGGTACGCGCAGCGCATCGCCGACAACGCCAAGTCGCTGGCCGACGGGTTCCTCTCGCGGGGTGCCGACCTGGTGACCGGCGGCACGGACAACCACCTCGTGCTGCTCGACGTGTCGTCCTTCGGCCTCACCGGCCGCCAGGCGGAGTCGGCGCTGCTCGATGCCGGCATCGTCACCAACCGCAACTCCGTCCCGAACGACGCGAACGGCGCCTGGTACACCTCCGGCGTCCGCCTGGGCACCCCCGCGCTCACCACCCGCGGCTTCGGCCACGGCGAGTTCGACCGGGTCGCCGAGCTGATCGTCGACGTCCTCGGCTCCACCCAGCCGGGCACCACCAAGGCCGGTGGCCCCTCGAAGGCGTCGTACGTCACCGGCGACGGCGTCGCGGCCAAGGTCAAGGACGCGTCCTCCGAGCTGCTCGACAAGCACCCGCTCTACCCGGGTCTGAACCTCTCGTAG